The following are encoded in a window of Hypomesus transpacificus isolate Combined female unplaced genomic scaffold, fHypTra1 scaffold_31, whole genome shotgun sequence genomic DNA:
- the grsf1 gene encoding G-rich sequence factor 1, with the protein MSGKSILFAFQRCFTARRVERKILSQSKSVWNNEIGKSARCGAINLYHYQAGLTTYTPRLPSELNWKINQRGLSNKAETPIESDEYPPLPEYRTDPEPPKKEVYIIHAKGLPWTCTAVDLLHFFSECRVRDGVKGIHLTVNQDGKPSGQAFIEVEHEEDVSKALEKHRQYLGSRYVEVYEVTDGDAEAILKKSVQLPAEDGVVRLRGLPYSCTEADILFFFSGLDVVKNGVTFVTDGKGRLKGEAFVQFSSHEMVQEALQRDRELIGNRYIEVFPSQKGEILSRRRAEPTSSRTSPSSLPRRHDKDAHPNPRAGHPPAPALHYVHMRGLPFHATGEDVVEFFSPLALSRVLLECGPDGRPSGEAQVFFTCHKDAVSAMSRDKARIDERYIELFLNSAPVEDQV; encoded by the exons ATGTCGGGAAAGTCAATATTATTTGCATTCCAGCGCTGTTTTACAGCAAGGCGCGTGGAGAGGAAAATACTGTCACAGAGCAAGTCTGTATGGAACAACGAAATTGGTAAATCCGCTAGATGTGGCGCAATTAATCTGTACCATTACCAAGCTGGACTGACAACCTACACCCCCAGACTTCCGAGTGAGTTGAATTGGAAAATCAACCAACGTGGACTATCAAATAAG GCAGAAACACCAATTGAATCGGACGAATACCCGCCTCTTCCAGAATACAGAACAGATCCGGAGCCTCCAAAAAAGGAAGTGTACATCATCCACGCCAAAGGACTTCCATGGACATGCACGGCTGTCGATCTCCTGCACTTTTTCTCCG AGTGCCGAGTCCGTGATGGGGTGAAGGGAATCCATCTGACGGTGAACCAAGATGGGAAACCGAGCGGGCAGGCCTTCATTGAGGTGGAGCACGAAGAGGATGTCAGCAAAGCCTTGGAGAAACACAGGCAGTACCTTGGGTCCCGCTATGTAGAAG TGTATGAAGTGACTGATGGCGATGCTGAGGCCATCCTGAAAAAGTCCGTTCAGCTCCCGGCCGAGGACGGTGTGGTACGTCTCCGAGGCCTCCCCTACAGTTGCACCGAAGCAGacattctcttcttcttctcag GTTTGGATGTCGTCAAAAATGGAGTTACCTTTGTCACCGATGGCAAAGGGAGACTTAAGGGGGAAGCGTTTGTGCAGTTCTCCTCCCACGAGATGGTTCAAGAAGCCCTTCAGAGAGACCGGGAGCTCATTGGGAACAG ATATATCGAGGTGTTTCCGAGTCAGAAAGGGGAAATTCTCAGCAGGCGCAGGGCGGAGCCCACGTCGAGCCGAACcagtccttcctctcttcccaggAGGCACGACAAAGACGCACATCCAAACCCAAGAGCCG GACACCCGCCTGCCCCGGCCCTACACTACGTCCATATGAGAGGACTGCCCTTTCATGCCACGGGAGAAGACGTGGTCGAG TTCTTCTCTCCTTTAGCGCTGTCCAGAGTCCTCCTCGAGTGCGGCCCCGACGGCCGGCCCAGCGGAGAGGCCCAAGTTTTCTTCACGTGTCACAAAGACGCCGTCTCTGCCATGTCGAGAGACAAGGCCCGTATTG ATGAGCGATACATCGAGTTGTTCCTGAATTCGGCACCAGTGGAAGATCAGGTGTAA